The DNA sequence tctgccatgatatcctgggttttatggcttgatattctgggatatagggctgtgtagatgaggcctgagtgTCCAATTGGGATCAGGTAACTGAGATATAGACACAGTGTGCAAGGAGTGCAGTGTCTATCATTATGCCCAGGCATTTGACTTTCTGTGTTATGTGATACGTTTTCCTTTGTTTCTCCTTCCGAAGGCACGGCGGCGAAGGGCGTGGGGGCGCCGCTGCTTTCCTCGGAGCGGGGCCCGTCGTTCCTCTCCTCGGCGCCGCCTCCGCCGCTTCCTCCGCCGGActtgaaggaggagaaggagcggCCCTTCGCGCCGGCTTCTTCCCCGGCGTCCCCGGCGCTGCTGGGGGTGGAGCGCGGCCCGCGCGAGGCCTCCTCGGCCAAGAAGAAGACCCGCACCGTCTTCTCCCGCAGCCAGGTCTACCAGCTGGAGTCCACCTTCGACCTGAAGCGCTACCTGAGCAGCTCGGAGCGGGCCTGCTTGGCCTCAAGCCTCCAGCTGACCGAGACTCAGGTCAAGACCTGGTTCCAGAACCGGCGCAACAAGTGGAAGCGGCAGCTCTCGGCCGAGCTGGAGGCGGCCAACATGGCCCACGCCTCGGCGCAGACGCTGGTGGGCATGCCGCTCGTCTTCCGCGACAATGCTCTCCTCCGGGTGCCGGTGCCGCGCTCCCTCGCCTTCCCGGCGCCCCTCTACTACCCCGGAGGGAGCAGCAGCCTCTCCGCCTTGCCCCTCTACAACCTCTACAACAAGATCGACTACTAGGACTCGTACTACATTGACTGAACCCGCACTTGTTCCAGGATTCCCTTTGGAATCGTCCGTGTCGCTGTGGACAGACTTCGCCCTCCTTGGCCCCTTTTAAAGAAATACACTGTGTGTATTCATTCCTGTtacaatatgtatatatatattatatgaaatatatatagtatctatttttttgaaaaaaaatatttatggggaaaataaaataaaccttttCTGGGTTGGTTTCGTTGGGGTCCTTTTTTGTTTTCTATCTTGGCAGAGAAATGGACTTGATGCCGAACTTCAAGGAAAAAGCTCCACCAAAACACAACTTAGGAAAAACACAACTGCCCCCAAATGCCCGGCGCTTGTGGGGGTCTTCAGGTAGGGGAAacccttccaatttttttttagtatttttgtttttttggaaggcTTTCTTCCTCTCCTAGCCCTTTCCGTTACATTTCCCGCGGAATAATGATTTTTCTGTGcgaaaaataaaacacacacacacaccaaaaaggAGCCTATTTCAGAtctgtaaatatttttaaatgaaaaaacataaaataaagcgTTTTAAACAGACGTTGGTAGTTTGGGTCGGTTTGCTGGTATGTTCTCAATCTGCCTGTCTCTCTTCCCACAGtctccatacatacacacacacacacacacgtgtatatacagtatatagtacTACATAGTATTTATGTtgtatctgtgtgtatatatacaaaaCATGCATGTGAACATGTATAGTACATATATATGTTTAATGTGTATGTACCAGCatgcaacatatatatatatatataatacatatatacacagatgtgtatgtatatagtatatatttgtatgtgtgtatatgtgtatatatgtcatatgtttaTATAGATACATACTTGTAACAGATAtactatgtacatatatatatatataatatgttgtGTATATACACagcacacacatgtacacacatatacacatacatgtatacatagtatatatgtacacacatgcaGCATATATActatacatatatgcatgtatgtatgtatctatagtatatataatacatacatacatgtatattatatagtatatatgttgtatgtgtatacatatgtacacatatacacacatatatgaatgtatataaaatatatgtatgGTTAATGTGTATATACCCACATGCAACATATATattgtacatatatacacacatgtgtatatatacactataaagtatatatatatgtacactatatatactatactatatatactatatagtatatatatatatactatatatatatattgtatgtgtatatgtgtgtacacacatgcaacatatatactatacatatatgtgtatctatagaacatgttttgtttatatatacacatgaaaattatatactatatatacatatacacacatgtatatatagtatatatgttGTGTGCATCTATATACAcaacacatgtacacacatatacacacatgtatagtATATAAGTTTTatgtgtatgcatacacacatgcaACACATATatactatacatatatacatatatttatgtatacattatatggtatacatgtatgtgtatatatgtgtatacacatgtacacacatacatatgtatatagaGTATATCTGTTGCATgggtatatagatacacacatgcaacatatatatacacacactatatatacatacatatacacatatgtatatatatgttgtatgtgtgtatctatatacacatacaacatatatatacacttacactatgtatgcatatgtgtttgtgtgtgtgtgtgtgtgtgtgtatatatatatagtataaatgttgtatgtaaaacaaaatatatatactgtgtcTGCCTATCTTTTCCCCTACACTCTccatatatatgtatctatatatataaaagggtaatgaaatttcgacctaggacaaaacaacaaaactacacatcccagaaacactaaacttggcagcacaacccctcatccatgcctctacgttcatacaacaaaaagaaaagaaaaataaagtcctaactagagggggaggaataattgtttttatccaattgctgccagttagaaggttaagctccacccacttggtctgctgtcagttagaaggctaagctccacccacttggtctcctagcaacccactcagcccagggccacttcaatccggcctcttccacactgtctataaaatacagattatctgatttcaactggattatatggcagtatagactcaagatgagcaccaacccctacaGCCAgaaacaactggacttaatgtcaggggaaaacctttaccctttaccttaactaccaccaattcctcattactttatttcccataccaccagacttcaccacagcaacagcagcgtagccgggcacagctagtattatatatattcgACTTTTAGGTGTGAAAAGCCTGAACCTTTTCAGCCACTGGCTTTTCCAATCTGAAACTCTCAAGGATTAGCAAAGCTTCATCCAAGCAAAGACAAAATCGTGTCAAGAGAAAAGAGAATGGAGTAGTGGGCTGAAGCATTGATCAGAAGAAAAGGTAGGAATGGAGTCCATTACAGTTTCTTCAAGATGCCTACAGTTTAATCTTTGAGGCCCAAACATGCCTTGCTTAAAGTTGAGATTAAAACAGGATGACTGAAggtgaagagaaaaagaaagcgaGGAACACACAGAGACCAGTGAGGAGTAAGACCCATTGTGTTTTACAGCAATTACAACCTAATTTGGGACATTTTTACACAGAATTCAATTAGACTTGTTATGGGGCATTTTTACACAGAATTAAACCCTACTGAATTCCAGGAGACTTCTTCCCAGATTTATTAGGGAccttttttaaaacacataattgAATCCCACTAAATGGGTGTGATTTATTATGGaccccctttaaaaaaacccacagacTTAAAGCCAATTGCATTCAAGGAGATTTATTCCCAGATTTATTAGGGGACAATTTTACACAGAATTGGTAAGATTTACCATATTGTGGGGCATTGTTACACAGAGTTAAATCCCACTGAATTCCAGGAGGCTTCTTCCCAGACATTTATGGGACACAAGAGTTTAAACCCCACTAATTTCAATGAGACTTATTCTCCCAGACTTATTAGCAACAAGCAGCTCTCTAGAAAGGTGGCATTATAATAACCAAGCCAGGATCGATCTGCAGTCCCACCTGTGCCAAAGGAGGAAGCTAATCGTTTAGACACAAAGTAAATACTTCATCAAGTGTTATTTAAATTGCAGGCGCCTTTGCCTGGTTTATCACAGCCACCTGTTCCTTCCTGAGCGCAGGATCTTAATAGGGAGAGAGGCTATTCAAAAGGCAATCAGTTACCGCCAAACAGCTAAAATTacctttatatgtttttaaacagaaaaagAGGGGAAGAATTACACCCCATATGGTTgggatgtgtgtgtatgagtgagCAATTATCCAGTATATTTTTGAAATGATTCCTCTCCAGCCATTTGCTCAAAGGCAAGGAAATAATATCAGACCAAATGCACACAGGCCCTTACTACACTATCCTTACATTGCTGGaactgatctcagattatcttcttgtcccagattatatggcagtggtactggaaataactgcacccagggttcttccacacagctatataacccagaatatcaaggcagaaaatcccacaatatctgctttgaaatttgttatttgagtccatactgccatatattccagttcaaagcagatattgtgggattttctgctgtgtggaagggcctcatgTCTCTGGGCAGATatccttattgaaaaggaaaaatgatgtcatatccatttggcaaatgaacatgtggagaccactgtgtggaagggcctcatgTCTCTGGGCAGATatccttattgaaaaggaaaaatgatgtcatatccatttggcaaatgaacatgtggagaccaccttttgaaaaccactagtcaaaaaaagcatgacctttctagaagtcaaccctttgaacaaatgatattcataagcattcatgtaatggcacactgataactcagctgttaaactgaagaaccatgtctttgaactgccaaggacaaacacatactactataaaaatatatttggttagcagagggtggttgtttctttgaagttgaaattgcagtttcagtttgcccaaaagatatacagtcTCTTGAAACCTcttatttaaaatatgcactcagagataaaaaagaagtcttctttgaaaaataacatgtggctgtggctgtggcgcagctggttaagtagccagctgcaataaattactctgaccaagaggtcataagttcgaggccagcccgtgtgggAGTGAGCACAtgacaattaaaaatgaaaaatagcccctgcttgttgttgacctaagcaactgaaagatagttgcatctatcaagtaggaatttaggtacccctttgcggggaggcaaatttaactaatttatgacaccatgaaAAATCGTCCAGCTGCCATTTAGAATAAAGGAGTATCCATCaaaatgtcacagtggatgatgaataacctgctcctcctgtggccagaatcgagcataccctcaggaagctggaagctgaagaATGTTaagttgcctctgtgtctctctgtGTCTATGTCTCTATGTTAAtaaagcactgaatgtttgccttgcatgtgtacattgtgatccgccctgagtccccttcggggtgagaagggtggaatataaatactgtaaataaataaattaaatcttgttgactcacaaacatcttgtatgaatttaccatacaggcacatttcttattaaagtccagttatagataggatgtagttctttatgtgttgaatacacagggtatcattcttaatcaatagtccatagtctttaggtattgttgtactcactgaagtccataagttatACTTCTGTACTGAAGACAGCCTTAGACAGGATGTTAATAATTcccaaatatttatatattgttgACATTATGCTTGATAGAATAAAGTTCCTAAAAATACACatggaactttttaaaagtttgaagattAAGATAAGTATTTGCAAGGGTCTTAAGAAAAATGAAGTGATTTATTGCCTCTGTTGGATTCTTATCATAGTATCATTATGACTCAGCATTTGTAAGACTTTGAGTTTGTTTTTCAGTATTATTTAACTGATTACACAGCCCTCCCCCCAAATaatttcttaggccccttctacactgtcatataatccacattatctgctttgaactggattatatgaatccagttcaaagcaaacaatctggattttatacagctgtgtagaaggggcctaagcatattggtttttaggcctgttcctggggttatttggggcactgattcagaaaaaaatgcattggatagactgcatcagctctagtttcattTCGTGATTATGAATTTCTGTGGGCCAGCAGATGGTGACAGATAGATTGCATATGTTATGTATCTAAAAAAATTAGAGTTGATAggtgaaaactggtgccatttttggaatcagcaggtcaaatatacccatatacatttaaggcaccaaaatgtgtgttcacCAATGAAAACACAAAAACTATCtatctatggccccatctacggCCCCTTCCACatgtctgaataaaatcccacattatctgctttgaactggaatatatggcagtgtggattcagataaacaagtttaaagcagatgtgggattttctgtcttgatattttggctgtgtggaagggccctacactgtcatataaaatccaattatctgctttgagctggattatataacagtgtaaactcatataatccaattcaaagcagataatgtggattatctgtttcgataatctggattatatggcagtgtagaaggggcctatggcaGTGGAAGTTCATCAAATTTTAAATGCTGCCTCCTCCTACCATTATGAGAGTATAGATTCATGTCAGTGCCACAGAAAGATGCGTACCTATATCAGTGTTAATTATGTGTTACAGAacaaagcaaacagtattttatgtAGAAGGAACCCCTGCACCCAAAATTATTTTGCCAACCAGGTCTGCAGATTGTTATACACCTTGTTCCAACAGGAGATAtaggttgagtgtcccttatccgaaatgcatgagaccagaagtattttggattttgcaataTACCTGTGGTTGGATGTACTTACATGATGAGATATCTTGAAAATCCCCCAAATAAACGCATTacttatgcttcatatacacctttTACACATAACtgatggccaggggagcttttgcacaattaaaacttgtgcgccagttgcactCGTACCTTGGGAAATCTGACCTAGCCACGGTAGTCCACGTTCTGGTTgcatcccgaatagattactgcaatgcactctacgtggggttgcctttgaagattgttcggAAGTTTCAACTGGTctaacgggcggcagccagactgcttACCAGAGCTGTGtacacagggagcatacaacccccctgttgcaccagctccactggctgccagcctgctaccgagcacaattcaaagtgctggctttagtctataaagccctaaatggttctgacccagcttacttgtctgaatgtatctccctctacaaACCATTTCGGAGTCTAAGAtcgtccggggaggccctgctgtcagtcccaccttcttcgcaggcgcaattggtggggatgagacagggccttctcggtggcggcccctcggttgtggaactccctccagagggagattagatcagtcccctccctcctgatcttctgtaaaaaagtgaagatgtggctttttgaccaagcctttggagatctGGTGCAATAACAGATACAAAAGATGTGCAACTAACTACTGGAAAGGCCCAGACTATGCTTATGGATCATGTGAATTACTCTGATGTATTGTGTTAAAtgcttttaatagttttaattgcatcttattaattttaaattgtcattttattgtacgctgtttttaaaggcattgaattattgcctgtgttgtaaagccgccttgagtccccaccggAATTGAGataggtggggtagaaatgccgcaaatcaatcaataaataaataaacctgaagATCATTTTAGGTGATTTTGTACACTAAACAAAGTTTATATACATCAAATCAGTAGAAACCAAAGGTGCTACTCTTacaggccccttgtacactgccatataattaagtccaaagcagataatctggatttatatggcagcgtagaagaggcctcagtcaCCCCTGAggatgattttggaatattttaaatttcCAAGATGCTCATCTTTTCTAGGCCAGATGATTAGTTGAAAGGCAGTTTTGACTGATTTGCATCAGAAATGACAGATTTTGCATTAAACAGCAATGAACTCCCATGAAACAGTCTAACCATTCATATTTCATCTCTCAGGTTGGACAATATATCTTTAAACATGAAATCATAACATAGAGGTAGatatctagggccccttctacactgccatataatccagattatcaaagcagactaCAGCTCCCTTAAATTGGCTgagactgatgggagttgcaatgcaATACTTTGGGGCGGTGCCTGGTTCTCTACAAGTCTCTGGAAGCATTTACACCATAAACTTAGCAGTTTAActactatggaataatgggatttgtagtttggcggggtaccagcactctttggaagagaaggctaaaggctttttaaaactcccaggatcccatagtattgagccatggcagttaaagtggtgtcaaacagcattaattcgacaatgtagatgcaccttatgtTATTCTGGATAAACTCTTTTATAATGGAAGCTGTTCTGTTTCCGTAGAAGTCATCCacgcttagggcccttccacacagtcatataactgattttaatgtttgtgtatccaacgttgcttatccaacgttctggattatccaacacatttttgtagtcaatgttttcaatacattgtgatattttggtgctaaattcgtaaatacagtaattactacatagcattactgcgtattgaactactttttctgtcaaatttgttgttaaacatgatgttttgatgcttaatttgtaaaaatcataacctaatttgatgtgtaataggctcttccttaatccctccttattatccaacatattcgcttatccaacgtttatgttggataagtgagactctactgtatttatagttattttatttatgccCCTGCAAGGAATGCTTGCCCTGTATATGtggtgctctgccctgagtccccttcggggtgagaagagcagaatataaatgttttaataaataaatgttttaatgttttaaataaataaataactcttgaAGCCAAGAGTATATGACTTGCCAAAGCTCACTGAGTGGGTTTCCATTCAAATCCAGATATCCAGTCATGATCCAAAAATCAACGCAATATACCACACTGACCCTTTTCTTCAGGTTGGGTGGTAACCCAACACAATttggggccctttccacacagctgaaaaaaatcccacattatctgctttgaactggaatataaccCAGTATTTCCCTAtctcaggagttttggacttcagctccccgaATTCCCAATCATGGGCCAAAGCGGCTGAAGtttccgggagttgaagtccaaaagcctGTTTCAAACTCAGGAGAGGAGAAATACGGCAAAACGTCACCAAAATGTAGAAActggaaaaaagaaaattaaaggatGTGGGAGGATGAGGCTGCAGACCTCGAAGGCCGGGGAAATCCAATCGGAGCCCCGTTGCATGCCGGGCGTTGTAGTGTCGCCCGGGTGACGGCGGTACCGCGCACCAGTCAGCGCGTGCGCCTGCGCGAGCAGTTTCAAACCAACCAATCCCTTCTCGCGGCGTTCAGAGGTTGGTGGGAGTTGGTTGCGCGCGCTCTGTTGGTCGAGGAAGAAGGCGGCGGCGAggcgagtgagtgagtgaggcaggcctctAAATTTTGAAACCCTGGAGGACAAGGTAATGGCCGACTCCCCCTTCTTAATAACTTCTATTTCCCCACCCTTTGCTGTTATTTTCGCTTGGGAGGAAGGTGGGGAGAGCTATGGTGCTTTGCCCTGCGGCTCCGGATATTTGCAGGCCTATGAAGGACAACATGAAGTGCATTCCCAGCTTTATTTCTTAAGGGCCTCATCGATTGTTATTTACACAGGTCCTTTACAGGCCACGcccattatttctctctctcttccctctcctCCTGCCTTGATTCACGTTTTGGGTGCATCCCtgcaggacccttccacacagccatataatccagaatagcaaagcagaaaatcccacattatcagttttgaactagaatatatgtcagtgtagactcagataacccagttcaaagcagatattttgggactttctaccttgatattctgggttatatggctgtgtgaaagggccctcactgtacagttaatgcagtttgataccactttaactgccatggctcaatgctgtggaatccctggagcagtggttctcaacccgtggatccctagatgttttgtcctgcaactcccagaaatcctaacagttggcaaactagctgggatttctgggagttgtaggccaaaacacctggggacccacaggttgagaaccactgccctggaGGAATCTACAAAGGGGACTGGTACCTCTCTcaagtacaaatcccaggcttATATAgcagttttttttatttcatgtcaaaagcattgcataaataaataagtataaaactgataaaataaaaggaacacatgcaactaaataattttagaccaaaacccGGCAACAGTGGCCAAGCTCATAGCCATAAAAATATTTTGGGAGGGGTTGCAACTTTTTCCCTTCAGAGATGACTTCAGGCCACTGTCTCCTGATCTGGtatgagatctcaacaaggccctgaaattacaatcattgtgcaaaggttcttcacaggtaataggtcctgaatcattgctccctctttaagtcAGAGCCCATCATAcgggtcctatatcccaggatctgatcccaggttttctctttatcccagattatctgacagtggggactcatataatccagtttaaagcagaaaatctgggatgtaAAGCATGCCTGGAAGACTCTCagttcttgttggccacaaaggacaatagtttccacagttgGCAGAAGTTTCATGTTTTCTTCttgtatttcctttatcatgataaGTTACATCAAGACTTTTTCAGTGTGAATTAGCaacaagttttcagccaagccCAAGTTGATCTGATGGCACCCTGTTTTCTGGTGTATATTTAACGGCCCcaccacactgccctttatcccaggatctgatcttcgATTTTCTTCTTTAATCTGGAATATATCAGTCCTCACTGCCAGGTAACctaggataaacagataatctggtatcaaatcctgggataaaggacagtgtggaaggggcctatgattctataagcccttccacacagtcatataacccacaatattaaggcagaaaaatcccacaatatctgctttgaactggattcaatGTACCTCCCATGGATACTTTTTACTTTAacagttttaacttttgtaagatgtcttTGAGGCTCTTGTTTCAGGATtagaacaatgacaacaacagtcACATATCATATGCATATGTTAGGTATGAAAGTTTAAGTCTCCCTTTTCTGTTTTGAATCTAAAAATGCTTTCTCTAGCTCTCACTctcttttatacacacacacacacacattctcctaTTATTCAGGGTTAGTAAAGAAAAAATCTTTAGGATTATTGATGAGATCAATTAATTTTAAAACGAGCACAGAATATCCAGGGATACACCTAGAACTGTGGAATCAATGTATTTTGATACCTctttaactacaatggctcagtgctattgtATAATGGGAGTTGCGGTTTTACATgatatttagctttctctgcaaaagagtgctggtgtctcaccaaactacaaatactgcatcaggattccatagcattgagccagtgcAGTTAGTCCCAAGGCTGTTGTTCCAGGATTAGAACAACAGTCACATATCAATAAAGATCACATTGCATAATGAATCACATGTAATTTCAGAATGGACAGCTTTTAATCGAAACCAGAGAGTTCTAACAGATAAGCTGTCAATGAAGGCCAGAGCAGATATCCTCAACACTACAGTTTTACTGGCAATGTTATATGCATCTGAAACATgggcaacaacaaagttagaggagGAAAACCTAGTGGTACTcagagcaatggaaagaaggatgtgtggcatgacaataagagataaagtcagcaGTAAAGAGCTGTGTCAAAGAACCGGGTTACGTGACatggtcaatgaaatctatgaggcaaaaaAGATGGGCAGGGCATATAGCACAAATAAAAGCTAACTGAtgaactggataccaagagaTCACAAGCAGCCCTTGGGCATACCTTGTATCTGATGAGACAAACCAATGGTcaagctatttggccagaaatggaaaagaaaagcacagtaaTGTATATTTTGGATAGACGACAAATCAGATAGGATAGGACCTATATATAttgctagagttacacttaaaaatgtaccagtCCTGCCTTACATAGAAAttctacttaagaacaaacctacagaacctatcttgtttgtaacttggggactgcctgtactgcaaGGCACTTAGTTGTTTTTCCAACACTCCCGTATTCACGGGAGCAATATCCacactttcatttatttattcacattcAACAAAAAATgtcctctaggtattttctagatcttccagctgTATTCTTGAACCAGAGGCCTTTCATTTTAACAGGGTTCACTATCATCCATGGTTTTGCATTTCTGCGTAAACCAGTGCAATCCCCCACAGATATGGGGCTCGTACCATACTATTTAGGTGAGGCATTCTAGAACATATATATGTTGCATACCTTCTATGTTGTCAGGTATATGACCATTTTGAACATGATGGTTGAGAATACAAGAGAAGGCATACTAGACCATACTCAA is a window from the Anolis carolinensis isolate JA03-04 chromosome 3, rAnoCar3.1.pri, whole genome shotgun sequence genome containing:
- the hmx2 gene encoding homeobox protein HMX2, with the translated sequence MSNKEEPSKGCPAAAATTTTAAPISSFTIQSILGNSKSVGPTSEGGAPAAVSSWPGRKRSLSVSSEEEEPDEGWKPPACFCGPKEAPHKRQPLAAFTCLGTAAKGVGAPLLSSERGPSFLSSAPPPPLPPPDLKEEKERPFAPASSPASPALLGVERGPREASSAKKKTRTVFSRSQVYQLESTFDLKRYLSSSERACLASSLQLTETQVKTWFQNRRNKWKRQLSAELEAANMAHASAQTLVGMPLVFRDNALLRVPVPRSLAFPAPLYYPGGSSSLSALPLYNLYNKIDY